In a genomic window of Thermodesulfobacteriota bacterium:
- a CDS encoding 3-deoxy-7-phosphoheptulonate synthase, translating into MYTTEDLRVQAMSPIVAPEDLKRVFPLTAGAAEFVAGSRRQIQDLLYGRDRRLLAVVGPCSVHDPAAALEYAGRLAALGRELADRLFFVMRVYFEKPRTRMGWKGLINDPDLDGTYRISKGLGIARRLLCEITELGLPVATETLGPINPQYLADLISWGCIGARTSESQIHREMVSGLSFPVGIKNSTDGNLANAVDALKAAGQSHSFLGITHGGRAAIVQTAGNPDVHIVLRGGGGRPNYGPEDVARTEALLEEAGLPRAIVVDCSHANSGKDPCRQHLVLESVTAQVAAGNRSLFGFMVESNLEAGNQPIPEDPRKLRYGVSVTDACADWVSTEAMLRRAWEELGRCGGRRLG; encoded by the coding sequence CTTCGAGTCCAGGCCATGAGCCCGATCGTCGCGCCGGAAGACCTCAAGCGCGTCTTCCCGCTGACCGCCGGCGCAGCGGAGTTCGTGGCCGGCTCCCGCCGCCAGATCCAGGACCTCCTCTACGGTCGCGACCGGCGCCTCCTGGCCGTGGTGGGGCCCTGCTCGGTGCACGACCCGGCGGCCGCCCTGGAGTACGCCGGCCGCCTGGCCGCCCTGGGCCGGGAGCTCGCGGATCGCCTCTTCTTCGTGATGCGGGTCTACTTCGAGAAGCCCCGCACCCGGATGGGCTGGAAGGGGCTCATCAACGACCCGGACCTGGACGGCACGTACCGCATCTCCAAGGGCCTGGGCATCGCCCGACGGCTGCTGTGCGAGATTACCGAACTGGGCCTGCCCGTGGCTACCGAGACCCTCGGGCCCATCAACCCCCAGTACCTGGCGGACCTCATCAGTTGGGGGTGCATCGGGGCCCGCACGAGCGAGTCCCAGATCCACCGGGAGATGGTGAGCGGGCTGTCCTTTCCGGTGGGGATCAAGAACTCCACCGACGGCAACCTTGCCAACGCCGTCGACGCCCTCAAGGCCGCGGGCCAGTCCCACAGCTTCTTGGGGATCACCCACGGGGGCCGGGCCGCCATCGTGCAGACGGCGGGCAACCCCGACGTGCACATCGTGCTGCGGGGCGGGGGCGGCCGCCCCAACTACGGGCCCGAGGACGTGGCGCGCACCGAGGCCCTGCTGGAGGAGGCCGGCCTTCCCCGGGCGATCGTGGTGGACTGCAGCCACGCCAACTCCGGCAAGGACCCGTGCCGGCAGCATCTGGTGCTGGAGAGCGTGACCGCGCAGGTGGCCGCCGGGAACCGGTCCCTCTTCGGCTTCATGGTGGAGAGCAACCTGGAGGCCGGCAACCAGCCCATACCGGAAGATCCTCGAAAGCTCCGCTACGGCGTCTCGGTAACCGACGCCTGCGCCGACTGGGTCAGCACCGAGGCCATGCTTCGGCGGGCCTGGGAGGAGCTGGGCCGCTGCGGCGGGCGACGGCTCGGGTGA